One genomic window of Sardina pilchardus chromosome 15, fSarPil1.1, whole genome shotgun sequence includes the following:
- the ndufa11 gene encoding NADH dehydrogenase [ubiquinone] 1 alpha subcomplex subunit 11 — protein sequence MFFWHSRVDWCPCCEVKMGYWELEEGKDCIEKTWITTKVATALGLVGSAYHIVAFPPATTIESIQRAGSATSTMAALGAIFGMATCLSAQARDAPDDPLNYFIGGCSSGVFLGARTHSAATGVTACFGLGTLAMFAKVAKKEGWKISGQPSL from the exons ATGTTTTTTTGGCATTCTCGCGTTGACTGGTGTCCTTGCTGTGAAGTCAAGATGGGGTACTGGGAGCTTGAAGAGGGTAAAGATTGTATCGAAAAAACATGGATTACTACCAAGGTAGCCACAGCCCTAG GGCTTGTCGGCTCAGCCTACCACATTGTGGCTTTCCCACCTGCAACTACTATTGAGTCTATTCAAAGGGCTGGTTCAGCCACATCGACAATGG CTGCCCTTGGGGCAATTTTTGGAATGGCCACTTGTCTAAGTGCCCAGGCCAGGGATGCCCCAGATGACCCTTTAAATTATTTCATCGGTGGTTGTTCCTCTGGAGTGTTCCTTGGAGCTCGTA CTCACAGTGCAGCTACAGGTGTAACAGCGTGCTTCGGCTTGGGGACATTGGCTATGTTCGCAAAGGTTGCCAAGAAGGAAGGCTGGAAAATAAGTGGTCAACCCAGTCTATAA
- the rpl36 gene encoding large ribosomal subunit protein eL36, giving the protein MAIRYPMAVGLNKGHPVTKNVAKPKHSRRRGQLTKHAKFARDLIREVCGFAPYERRAMELLKVSKDKRALKFIKKRVGTHIRAKRKREELSNILAAMRKAAAKKE; this is encoded by the exons ATGGCTATTCGGTACCCCATGGCAGTGGGCCTTAACAAAGGCCACCCAGTGACCAAAAACGTTGCAAAGCCCAAACACAGCCGCAGGAGAGGG CAACTGACCAAACACGCCAAGTTTGCACGTGATCTGATCCGTGAGGTGTGTGGCTTTGCCCCCTATGAGAGACGCGCCATGGAGTTGCTGAAGGTGTCCAAGGACAAGCGTGCCCTCAAGTTCATCAAGAAAAgg GTGGGAACTCACATCCGCgccaagagaaagagggaagagctGAGCAACATCCTGGCCGCCATGAGAAAGGCTGCTGCCAAGAAggagtaa
- the pigs gene encoding GPI transamidase component PIG-S, translating into MDQEKQRGRKAALAIAAIVVVVGIPLWWRTTETYRAWLPMSQIRELDSLHLHLTLEVEVVFAQGTLTPDQQQKLPLSQVREQEHQVDGETALKYRYETKYRTATIMEEDALNQPNAAEADKSLHILSESACGSVVVYVLPESSTLLAEDIKAYVGLKRTALVKFELRKAGTGLKEVLSAIDPEVEQVVHTMSFSHQDIIAALSNRVRLAKMSRESLVDSMRAFKSSPGYEITFSLLNPSPQSHRLQWDIEGAVQQYIQPLLDKMSVVANFSVDSQILYYAVLGVNPRFDKTASFYTLSADSLAHVINPVEARLGSNAASSNPVLNFLLYVPDPHHSPLFIRDHRKREVPSNAFHSPRWGGIMVYNVNDMYNNDTSFPADLNIDMSKVMGVFLAQLRLLLGIQQVHPPKGFELQGPGSAGVADWELDRLLWSRSVENVATASATITSLSQLLDEIGNIVINDNIAQQVLNAVTSLQAAIAELEAGNLAFALQYSREAILASECAFFDPSLLHLLYFPDDQKFAIYIPLFLPMCVPILLSLLKIFSEMRQRRSEKSAKKD; encoded by the coding sequence ATGGATCAGGAAAAGCAACGCGGACGTAAGGCAGCTCTTGCTATAGCTGCCATAGTTGTTGTCGTGGGAATTCCGCTGTGGTGGAGAACGACAGAGACCTATCGTGCCTGGCTGCCGATGTCACAAATCCGTGAGCTGGATTCATTGCATCTGCACCTTACTCTGGAAGTGGAGGTGGTATTTGCCCAGGGCACACTTACGCCTGATCAACAACAGAAGCTTCCACTGAGTCAGGTTCGTGAACAAGAGCACCAGGTGGATGGCGAAACAGCTCTGAAGTATAGATACGAGACCAAATACCGCACAGCCACGATCATGGAGGAAGACGCCCTGAATCAGCCAAACGCAGCCGAGGCAGATAAGTCCTTGCACATCCTGAGTGAGAGTGCTTGTGGTTCTGTTGTTGTATATGTGTTGCCTGAATCTTCGACACTACTAGCAGAAGATATAAAAGCATACGTGGGTCTGAAAAGAACAGCACTGGTCAAATTTGAACTCAGAAAAGCAGGAACAGGATTGAAGGAAGTTCTCTCTGCAATAGACCCTGAAGTGGAGCAGGTGGTCCACACTATGTCCTTCAGCCATCAGGACATCATTGCAGCACTTAGCAACCGCGTCAGACTGGCCAAGATGAGCAGGGAGAGCCTGGTGGACAGCATGAGAGCCTTCAAATCCAGTCCTGGCTATGAGATCACATTCAGTCTGCTGAATCCCAGCCCCCAGTCCCACAGGCTGCAGTGGGACATTGAAGGTGCGGTGCAGCAATACATCCAGCCTTTACTTGACAAGATGTCTGTTGTGGCCAATTTCTCTGTGGATTCTCAAATTCTGTACTATGCTGTTCTTGGGGTGAATCCTCGCTTTGACAAAACTGCATCATTCTACACACTCAGTGCTGACAGCCTTGCCCATGTCATTAACCCAGTGGAAGCCAGGCTAGGCTCCAATGCAGCATCCTCCAACCCTGTGCTCAACTTCCTCCTCTATGTCCCAGACCCCCACCACTCTCCACTCTTCATCCGCGACCATAGGAAACGGGAAGTCCCATCAAATGCGTTCCACAGTCCTCGTTGGGGTGGCATTATGGTCTATAATGTGAATGACATGTACAACAACGACACCAGCTTCCCAGCTGATCTCAATATCGATATGAGTAAAGTGATGGGTGTTTTCTTGGCACAGCTCAGGCTCCTGTTAGGGATTCAGCAGGTTCATCCCCCGAAAGGCTTTGAACTCCAGGGCCCAGGCAGTGCAGGAGTGGCCGACTGGGAGCTGGACCGGCTTCTATGGAGCCGCAGTGTGGAGAATGTGGCTACGGCCAGTGCGACGATCACCTCTCTTTCCCAACTACTGGATGAAATTGGTAACATTGTTATTAATGACAATATTGCTCAACAAGTACTGAATGCAGTGACTTCCCTACAGGCAGCTATTGCTGAGCTGGAGGCTGGAAACTTAGCCTTTGCGTTGCAGTACAGCAGAGAAGCTATTTTGGCGTCTGAATGTGCCTTTTTCGATCCATCATTGTTGCATTTGCTCTATTTCCCTGATGATCAGAAATTTGCCATCTACATCCCTCTGTTCTTACCAATGTGTGTCCCGATACTGCTCTCACTGCTGAAGATTTTTAGTGAGATGCGACAAAGGAGATCTGAGAAAAGCGCCAAAAAAGACTAA
- the lonp1 gene encoding lon protease homolog, mitochondrial — protein MATYMRMLGALRQSYRNGNTTFKNCLGTTGQVLRSSNGGDIAITSSKVTNRCYSSSNFTWKSSLCNGSFGNISSSMTGAMRYGDLNKWRRIASVFGSTTEITEHGRVIFGCQQRRYFGNRASGLSGEDGAESGGSGGDETGGDGGAGYGSPQMTALTTMMVPEVFPNVPLIAVNRNPVFPRFIKIIEVKNKALMDLLRRKVRLAQPYAGVFLKKDDSNEVDVVENLDAIYNTGTFVQIHEMQDLGDKLRMIVMGHRRVRINKQLEVEPDEPPSPVESEGEGGLPKPPRRKPKRVRKEGSLTEAMEETIKDADLTVEPVPLPKTSLEILMVEVDNVLHEEFQITEEVKALTAEIVKTIRDIIALNPLYRESVLQMMQAGQRVVDNPIYLSDMGAALTGAESHELQDVLEETNIPKRLYKALSLLKKEYELSKLQQRLGREVEEKIKQTHRKYLLQEQLKIIKKELGLEKEDKDAIEEKFRERLKERVVPQHVMDVINEELTKLSLLDNHSSEFNVTRNYLDWLTSMPWGTYSTENLELARAKEVLEEDHYGMDDVKKRILEFIAVSQLRGSTQGKILCFYGPPGVGKTSIARSIARALNREYFRFSVGGMTDVAEIKGHRRTYVGAMPGKIIQCLKKTKTENPLVLIDEVDKIGRGYQGDPSSALLELLDPEQNANFLDHYLDVPVDLSKVLFICTANVLDTIPEPLRDRMEMINVSGYVAQEKLAIAERYLVPQLRTLCGLDEQKTEISAEALNVLIRQYCRESGVRNLQKQVEKVFRKVAFRIVNGEETSVKVTSDNLQDYVGKPIFTVDRMYDVTPPGVIMGLAWTAMGGSTLFIETSLRRPRDDSGKDGPKEGSLELTGQLGDVMKESAKIAYTFSRAFLMKQQPDNDFLVNSHLHLHVPEGATPKDGPSAGCTIVTALLSLATNTPARQNVAMTGELSLTGKILPVGGIKEKTIAAKRAGVTCIILPEENKKDFSDLAEYITEGLEVHFVEHYDQVYKVVFSGEN, from the exons ATGGCCACCTACATGAGGATGTTAGGAGCGTTGAGACAGTCCTACAGAAATGGGAATACTACTTTTAAAAATTGCCTAGGTACAACGGGACAAGTCCTCAGGAGTAGCAATGGAGGAGATATAGCCATAACGTCAAGCAAGGTCACAAATCGCTGTTATTCTTCCTCAAATTTCACATGGAAATCATCCTTATGCAATGGCTCCTTTGGTAACATCAGCTCATCAATGACAGGAGCGATGCGCTATGGTGATCTAAACAAATGGAGACGGATTGCAAGTGTTTTTGGCTCTACCACCGAAATTACTGAACATGGTAGAGTCATTTTTGGCTGTCAGCAGAGGAGATACTTCGGCAACCGGGCGAGCGGACTTTCAGGAGAGGATGGAGCCGAAAGCGGTGGTTCAGGAGGGGATGAGACCGGTGGTGACGGTGGGGCAGGTTATGGTTCCCCGCAAATGACTGCCCTTACAACCATGATGGTGCCAGAGGTTTTCCCTAATGTACCCCTTATCGCCGTTAATAGAAACCCAGTCTTCCCTCGATTCATCAAAATTATTGAG GTGAAGAATAAAGCCTTAATGGACCTTTTGAGGCGAAAAGTGAGGTTGGCCCAGCCTTATGCTGGTGTTTTTCTAAAGAAAGATGACAG caATGAGGTAGATGTTGTGGAAAACCTGGATGCCATCTACAACACTGGCACTTTTGTGCAGATACATGAGATGCAGGACCTTGGAGACAAACTCCGTATGATTGTCATGGGCCACAGACG AGTTCGTATTAATAAGCAACTGGAAGTGGAGCCTGACGAGCCTCCATCTCCTGTGGAGtctgagggggagggaggcCTGCCCAAGCCCCCGCGCCGGAAACCCAAACGTGTACGCAAGGAAGGCTCTTTGACTGAAGCCATGGAGGAGACCATAAAGGACGCAGACCTGACGGTGGAGCCTGTGCCACTGCCCAAAACCTCCCTTGAGATCCTCATGGTGGAGGTGGACAACGTGCTGCATGAAGAGTTTCAGATCACAGAAGAAGTCAAG GCACTGACAGCAGAAATTGTGAAGACTATTAGAGATATCATTGCTTTGAATCCGCTGTACAG AGaatctgtgctgcagatgatgCAGGCTGGACAGAGAGTGGTTGATAATCCCATCTACCTGAGTGACATGGGGGCAGCTCTCACTGGGGCAGAGTCACACGAGCTTCAGGATGTTCTGGAAGAGACTAAT ATCCCCAAACGTCTGTACAAGGCACTGTCCCTATTAAAGAAAGAATATGAGCTCAGCAAGCTACAGCAACGCCTAGGAAGGGAG GTTGAAGAGAAGAtcaagcaaacacacaggaaGTACCTTCTCCAGGAGCAGCTGAAGATCATTAAGAAAGAACTCGGCCTGGAAAAAGAGGACAAGGACGCCATTGAAGAGAAGTTCAGGGAGAGACTGAAGGAAAGAGTGGTGCCACAGCACGTTATGGATGTCATTAATGAAGAGCTGACTAAACTCAGCCTGCTTGATAATCACTCCTCTGAGTTCAA TGTTACACGCAACTATTTGGATTGGCTGACTTCCATGCCATGGGGAACCTATAGCACAGAAAATCTAGAGCTGGCCCGAGCAAAGGAGGTGCTTGAGGAAGATCATTATGGGATGGATGATGTGAAGAAACGTATTCTG GAGTTTATTGCAGTGAGCCAGTTACGGGGCAGTACACAAGGAAAGATCTTGTGTTTCTACGGACCCCCAGGTGTAGGAAAAACCAGTATCGCTCGCTCCATTGCCAGAGCCCTTAACCGGGAGTATTTCCGTTTCAGTGTGGGTGGTATGACTGATGTTGCAGAAATTAAAGGTCACAG GAGGACGTATGTTGGAGCTATGCCGGGAAAGATCATCCAGTGCTTAAAGAAGACTAAAACTGAAAATCCTCTTGTATTAATTGATGAG GTTGACAAAATTGGACGAGGTTACCAGGGTGACCCTTCGTCAGCCCTGCTGGAGCTTTTGGATCCAGAGCAGAATGCAAACTTTCTTGACCATTACCTTGACGTGCCTGTGGACTTGTCAAAG GTACTCTTTATTTGTACTGCCAATGTGCTTGACACCATCCCTGAACCCCTGAGAGATCGTATGGAAATGATCAATGTGTCCGGATATGTAGCCCAGGAGAAACTAGCCATTGCAGAG AGATACCTGGTACCTCAGCTGCGAACCCTTTGTGGACTGGATGAGCAGAAAACGGAAATCTCAGCTGAGGCTTTGAATGTTCTCATAAGGCAGTATTGTAGAGAAAGTGGGGTCCGAAACCTTCAGAAGCAAGTGGAGAAG GTTTTCCGAAAAGTTGCGTTCCGCATTGTGAATGGAGAAGAGACCTCAGTGAAAGTCACATCTGACAATCTGCAGGACTACGTTGGTAAACCCATCTTTACAGTGGATCGAATGTATGATGTGACCCCTCCAGGCGTCATCATGGGATTGGCCTGGACAGCTATGG GTGGTTCCACTCTCTTTATTGAAACCTCTCTGCGACGACCTCGGGACGATTCAGGGAAAGATGGACCAAAAGAGGGGTCCCTTGAGCTGACTGGTCAGCTAGGTGATGTGATGAAGGAGAGTGCCAAAATCGCCTACACCTTCTCTCGCGCCTTCCTCATGAAGCAGCAGCCCGACAACGATTTCCTCGTCAACTCTCACCTACACCTTCACGTCCCAGAG GGTGCTACTCCGAAGGATGGACCAAGTGCTGGTTGCACCATAGTGACGGCGCTGCTGTCCTTGGCCACCAACACCCCAGCACGTCAGAATGTGGCCATGACAGGAGAGCTGTCCCTGACGGGCAAAATCCTCCCTGTGGGTGGAATCAAAGAGAAGACCATTGCG GCCAAGAGGGCTGGTGTGACTTGCATCATACTGCCAGAGGAGAACAAGAAGGATTTCTCAGACCTTGCAGAATACATCACTGAAGGCCTGGAGGTGCATTTTGTGGAACACTATGACCAAGTCTACAAGGTCGTCTTCTCTGGAGAGAACTGA
- the larp6b gene encoding la-related protein 6b: MSSLTYTDVFQCEDCTYEQSPDSKHPFTDDGLNDSLDGSSAELTDVFEEDCLEGDVWSPPVAELKQNITAQLENYLSDENLAEDAFLLKHVQRNKMGYVSLKLLTSFKKIRELTRDWRTTLAAARTSEKLEINEEGTKVRRKTPVPDWLLCIPTSKLLLAWNLLDSSTEEEENASPGLEQQDLMEIAMRLFSIHGTISSLRILRPGKELPVELKRFAKKHTELGRKLCTVVEYEYLDGARRAYKALQSEEQQGRKGVRVVLLGSRGTRKPTSIQDAAEESSEECVKHDCGKKPSRKTKRYPYTLEDSVLYSSSESDFAPPSPRPNRRVTRPQALYGSPLAIPRVSSCRSDPYREPLCSPIGSPLVPRKLFANNNGTSPLATPQFVSTPNSNNSSSFSRNKCSGDYSQDSAAFVGSPWVQRRKTAAQAFFPDKSCSMSPGQLKKTVSIVEVVRQPIGPDGTKGFYNCIGRGKLLLR, encoded by the exons ATGTCCTCGCTCACCTACACGGACGTCTTTCAGTGCGAAGATTGTACTTATGAGCAGTCTCCGGACTCTAAACACCCATTCACTGATGACGGATTGAATGATAGCTTGGACGG GAGCTCTGCAGAGTTGACTGATGTGTTTGAGGAGGACTGCTTGGAGGGGGATGTTTGGAGTCCACCAGTTGCTGAACTGAAGCAGAATATAACTGCTCAGTTGGAGAATTATCTTTCTGATGAAAATCTGGCAGAGGATGCCTTCTTGTTAAAGCATGTGCAAAGGAATAAGATGGGCTATGTAAGCCTCAAGTTGCTAACATCCTTCAAAAAG ATCCGGGAGTTGACACGTGACTGGCGTACAACTCTGGCTGCTGCCCGCACCTCTGAGAAATTAGAGATAAATGAGGAGGGGACCAAAGTACGAAGGAAAACCCCTGTGCCTGACTGGCTTCTGTGCATCCCCACAAGCAAGTTGCTGCTGGCTTGGAATTTGCTGGACAGTTccaccgaggaggaggagaatgcaTCCCCTGGCCTGGAGCAGCAGGACCTCATGGAGATAGCCATGCGACTTTTCAGCATCCATGGCACCATCTCCTCCCTCAGGATCCTTCGTCCAGGAAAGGAGCTGCCCGTGGAGCTGAAGAGGTTTGCCAAGAAGCACACCGAGCTGGGCCGCAAGCTCTGCACCGTGGTGGAGTACGAGTATCTGGATGGAGCACGCAGGGCTTACAAGGCCCTGCAGTCTGAGGAGCAGCAGGGACGCAAGGGTGTGCGAGTTGTGCTCCTGGGCAGCCGTGGCACGCGTAAGCCCACCTCCATCCAGGACGCCGCCGAGGAGTCCTCTGAGGAATGTGTGAAGCACGACTGTGGCAAAAAGCCCAGCCGCAAGACCAAGCGCTACCCCTACACTCTGGAGGACTCCGTGCTCTACAGCTCCTCAGAGTCCGACTTTGCCCCACCCTCGCCCCGTCCAAACCGGAGGGTCACCCGTCCGCAGGCCCTGTATGGCAGTCCACTTGCCATTCCTCGAGTGTCCTCTTGCCGTAGTGACCCCTACAGGGAGCCCCTGTGTAGTCCCATTGGCAGCCCCCTTGTGCCACGCAAGCTGTTTGCCAATAACAATGGCACTTCTCCACTGGCTACACCACAATTTGTCAGCACTCCTAACTCCAACAACAGTTCCTCCTTCAGCAGGAACAAGTGTTCTGGAGATTATTCACAGGATAGTGCTGCTTTCGTGGGAAGCCCGTGGGTGCAGCGGCGAAAAACTGCCGCTCAGGCCTTCTTCCCGGACAAGAGCTGCTCCATGTCACCTGGGCAGCTGAAGAAAACCGTCAGCATTGTGGAAGTGGTGCGTCAGCCAATTGGCCCTGATGGTACCAAAGGTTTCTACAATTGCATTGGAAGAGGAAAGCTACTTCTTCGATAG
- the vmac gene encoding vimentin-type intermediate filament-associated coiled-coil protein produces MSSPSPVQIREANAHLAALHRRVAELEQRLEAAEKTVREQAESLIRKDEQLRAATQEITEAKDREISYLHEKLYQSEETIQKFQHTVKEKDALIGQLQHRCQLLDNICKSRPLLDKMLSHMAEAERMGPVVDLGETAINSSLTDGESSCSPNRVSNHKDFSLSEDDMDDQELDGVVFGTTV; encoded by the exons ATGTCTTCACCGTCACCGGTACAAATCAGGGAAGCAAATGCACATTTAGCTGCATTACATCGGCGTGTTGCTGAGCTGGAGCAGAGGCTCGAAGCAGCTGAGAAAACCGTGCGTGAGCAAGCTGAAAGCCTCATCCGGAAAGATGAACAGCTGAGAGCTGCTACTCAAGAGATAACTGAGGCCAAAGATAG AGAGATATCCTACCTCCATGAAAAACTCTACCAGTCTGAGGAAACCATCCAGAAATTTCAACATACAGTAAAGGAAAAGGATGCTCTCATTGGGCAGCTACAGCATCGGTGCCAGCTCTTGGATAATATCTGCAAAAGTCGCCCATTGCTGGACAAGATGCTGTCACACATGGCAGAAGCTGAGAGAATGGGACCTGTTGTTGACTTGGGTGAGACTGCCATCAACTCCTCTCTCACAGATGGTGAGTCCAGCTGCAGTCCCAACCGTGTATCCAATCACAAGGACTTCTCTCTCAGCGAGGATGACATGGATGACCAAGAGCTAGATGGAGTGGTGTTCGGAACCACTGTTTGA